A DNA window from Pseudomonas wuhanensis contains the following coding sequences:
- the rplO gene encoding 50S ribosomal protein L15 translates to MKLNDLSPAPGSRREKHRPGRGIGSGLGKTGGRGHKGQSSRSGGTIAPGFEGGQQPLHRRLPKFGFVSLKAMDRAEVRLSELAKVEGDIVTVQSLKDANVINVNVQRVKIMLSGEVTRAVTIGKGIGATKGARAAIEAAGGKFEE, encoded by the coding sequence ATGAAACTCAATGATCTGAGTCCAGCGCCGGGTTCCCGTCGCGAAAAGCATCGTCCGGGCCGTGGTATCGGTAGTGGTTTGGGCAAGACCGGTGGCCGTGGCCACAAAGGTCAGTCCTCCCGCTCCGGTGGCACCATTGCTCCAGGCTTTGAAGGCGGTCAACAGCCGCTGCATCGTCGCCTGCCGAAGTTCGGTTTCGTTTCCCTGAAGGCCATGGACCGCGCAGAAGTGCGTTTGTCCGAGCTGGCTAAAGTGGAAGGCGACATCGTCACCGTGCAGTCCCTGAAAGATGCCAACGTGATCAACGTCAACGTACAGCGTGTGAAAATCATGCTGTCCGGCGAAGTTACTCGCGCTGTTACCATCGGAAAGGGAATCGGCGCCACCAAAGGTGCGCGTGCGGCTATCGAAGCAGCTGGCGGCAAGTTCGAGGAATAA
- the rpmD gene encoding 50S ribosomal protein L30: MATVKVTLIKSMTGRIPNHKLCVKGLGLRRIGHTVEVLDTPENRGMINKAYYMLRVEG, encoded by the coding sequence ATGGCTACCGTTAAAGTTACGCTGATCAAAAGCATGACCGGCCGCATCCCTAACCACAAACTGTGCGTTAAGGGTCTGGGTCTGCGTCGCATCGGTCACACTGTAGAAGTACTTGATACTCCCGAGAATCGCGGGATGATCAACAAGGCTTACTACATGCTGCGTGTCGAGGGTTAA
- the rpsD gene encoding 30S ribosomal protein S4 encodes MARYIGPKCKLARREGTDLFLKSGVRAIESKCNIEAAPGIHGQRRGRQSDYGTQLREKQKVRRIYGVLERQFSGYYKEAAGKKGATGENLLQLLECRLDNVVYRMGFGSTRAESRQLVSHKSISVNGQTVNVPSYQVRAGDVVAVREKAKNQLRIVQALDLCAQRGRVEWVEVDTEKKSGVFKNVPARSDLSADINESLIVELYSK; translated from the coding sequence ATGGCTCGTTACATTGGTCCAAAATGCAAACTCGCTCGTCGCGAAGGCACCGATCTCTTTCTGAAGAGCGGCGTGCGCGCGATCGAATCGAAGTGCAACATCGAAGCAGCACCTGGTATCCACGGCCAACGCCGCGGTCGCCAGTCCGATTACGGCACCCAACTGCGTGAAAAGCAGAAGGTCCGTCGTATCTACGGCGTTCTCGAGCGTCAATTCAGCGGCTACTACAAAGAAGCTGCTGGCAAGAAAGGCGCAACTGGCGAAAACCTGTTGCAGCTGCTCGAATGCCGTCTGGACAACGTTGTATACCGTATGGGTTTTGGCTCTACTCGTGCCGAATCCCGTCAGCTGGTATCGCACAAGTCGATCAGCGTTAACGGTCAGACCGTAAACGTTCCGTCTTACCAGGTTCGTGCTGGTGACGTGGTCGCAGTTCGCGAGAAAGCAAAGAACCAACTTCGCATTGTCCAAGCTCTCGATCTGTGTGCCCAACGTGGCCGCGTAGAATGGGTAGAAGTAGACACTGAGAAGAAGTCGGGCGTTTTCAAGAACGTTCCT
- the rplF gene encoding 50S ribosomal protein L6, with translation MSRVAKNPVKLPAGVEVKFAGQQLSVKGAKGTLELNIHSSVEIVEEAGELRFAARNGDQQTRAMAGTTRALVNNMVQGVSQGFERKLQLVGVGYKAQAKGTVLNLALGFSHPVDYELPEGITAETPSQTDILIKGIDKQLVGQVAAEIRDFRPPEPYKGKGVRYADEVVRRKEAKKK, from the coding sequence ATGTCACGCGTCGCTAAGAACCCCGTTAAGCTGCCAGCCGGTGTCGAAGTCAAATTCGCAGGCCAACAGCTTTCGGTGAAGGGTGCCAAGGGTACTCTCGAACTGAACATCCATTCGTCCGTTGAGATCGTTGAAGAAGCTGGTGAGCTGCGTTTCGCTGCTCGCAATGGCGATCAACAAACTCGCGCAATGGCTGGTACCACTCGTGCGTTGGTTAACAACATGGTCCAAGGCGTAAGCCAAGGCTTCGAGCGCAAGCTCCAGCTGGTCGGTGTTGGTTACAAAGCGCAAGCAAAAGGCACAGTGCTGAACCTGGCTCTTGGCTTCTCGCACCCAGTGGATTATGAACTGCCGGAAGGCATCACCGCTGAGACTCCTAGCCAGACCGATATCCTGATCAAGGGCATCGATAAGCAGCTGGTAGGTCAAGTGGCCGCCGAGATCCGCGACTTCCGTCCACCAGAGCCGTACAAAGGCAAAGGTGTGCGCTACGCGGACGAAGTCGTCCGTCGTAAAGAAGCCAAGAAGAAGTAG
- the rpsM gene encoding 30S ribosomal protein S13 produces the protein MARIAGVNIPDNKHTVISLTYIYGVGRTTAQKICAVTGVNPAAKIKDLSDEQIEQLRGEVAKFTTEGDLRREINMKIKRLMDLGCYRGLRHRRGLPVRGQRTKTNARTRKGPRKPIRK, from the coding sequence ATGGCCCGTATTGCAGGCGTTAACATTCCAGATAACAAGCATACTGTTATCTCGCTGACCTACATCTATGGTGTTGGTCGCACTACTGCACAGAAAATTTGTGCAGTGACTGGGGTAAACCCAGCCGCAAAGATCAAAGATCTGAGCGACGAGCAGATTGAACAGCTGCGTGGCGAAGTGGCGAAGTTCACCACTGAAGGTGACCTGCGTCGCGAAATCAACATGAAAATCAAGCGTTTGATGGACCTCGGTTGCTATCGCGGTCTGCGTCATCGTCGTGGTCTTCCAGTGCGCGGTCAGCGTACCAAGACTAACGCGCGTACCCGTAAAGGTCCGCGTAAGCCGATCCGCAAGTAA
- the rplR gene encoding 50S ribosomal protein L18 → MTDKKVTRLRRARKARLKMHELEVVRLCVFRSSQHIYAQVISADGNKVLASASTLDKELRDGATGNIDAATKVGQLVATRAKAAGVSQVAFDRSGFKYHGRVKALADAAREAGLEF, encoded by the coding sequence ATGACCGACAAAAAAGTTACTCGACTGCGTCGCGCTCGCAAAGCACGCCTGAAAATGCACGAACTCGAAGTCGTGCGTCTCTGCGTGTTCCGCTCGTCGCAGCACATCTACGCCCAGGTCATTTCGGCCGACGGCAACAAAGTCCTGGCAAGTGCCTCGACTTTGGATAAAGAACTGCGTGATGGCGCCACTGGCAACATCGACGCGGCCACTAAGGTTGGCCAGCTGGTCGCTACGCGTGCTAAAGCCGCTGGCGTCTCGCAGGTGGCTTTCGACCGCTCTGGCTTCAAGTACCACGGCCGCGTCAAGGCGCTGGCTGATGCTGCTCGTGAAGCTGGGCTGGAGTTCTAA
- the rpmJ gene encoding 50S ribosomal protein L36: MKVRASVKKLCRNCKIIRREGVVRVICSAEPRHKQRQG, translated from the coding sequence ATGAAAGTTCGTGCATCGGTGAAAAAGCTGTGCCGTAACTGCAAGATTATTCGCCGCGAAGGTGTTGTTCGAGTAATTTGCAGCGCGGAACCGCGTCACAAACAGCGCCAAGGCTGA
- the rpsE gene encoding 30S ribosomal protein S5, which translates to MSNNDQKRDEGYIEKLVQVNRVAKTVKGGRIFTFTALTVVGDGKGRVGFGRGKSREVPAAIQKAMEAARRNMIQVDLNGTTLQYAMKSAHGASKVYMQPASEGTGIIAGGAMRAVLEVAGVQNVLAKCYGSTNPVNVVHATFKGLKAMQSPESIAAKRGKSVKEIF; encoded by the coding sequence ATGTCAAATAACGACCAAAAGCGCGACGAAGGCTACATCGAGAAGCTGGTTCAAGTTAACCGCGTAGCCAAAACCGTTAAAGGCGGCCGTATCTTCACTTTCACCGCGTTGACCGTGGTTGGTGATGGTAAAGGGCGTGTTGGCTTCGGCCGTGGCAAGTCGCGTGAAGTGCCTGCTGCGATCCAGAAGGCAATGGAAGCTGCTCGCCGCAACATGATCCAAGTTGATCTGAACGGCACCACTCTGCAGTACGCAATGAAGTCCGCCCATGGCGCTTCGAAGGTGTACATGCAGCCTGCTTCTGAAGGTACCGGTATCATCGCTGGCGGCGCTATGCGTGCTGTCCTCGAAGTTGCTGGCGTTCAGAACGTTCTGGCCAAGTGCTACGGCTCGACTAACCCGGTAAACGTGGTTCACGCCACTTTCAAAGGTTTGAAAGCTATGCAGTCTCCTGAATCCATTGCCGCCAAGCGTGGCAAAAGCGTCAAGGAGATCTTCTGA
- the secY gene encoding preprotein translocase subunit SecY — protein sequence MAKQGALSALGKGGMSELWARLRFLFLAIIVYRIGAHIPVPGINPDRLADLFRQNEGTILSLFNMFSGGALERMSIFALGIMPYISASIIMQLMTAVSPQLEQLKKEGEAGRRKIAQYTRYGTVVLALVQAIGMSIGLAGQGVAFTGDFGFHFVAVSTFVAGAMFMMWLGEQITERGVGNGISMLIFAGIVAGLPRAIGQSFESARQGDINIFALVAIGLLAVAIIGFVVFIERGQRRIAVHYAKRQQGRKVFAAQTSHLPLKVNMAGVIPAIFASSILLFPASLGTWFGQSEGMGWLQDISQSIAPGQPLNILLFSAGIIFFCFFYTALMFNPKDVAENLKKSGAFIPGIRPGEQSARYIDGVLTRLTLFGALYMTAVCLLPQFLVVAANVPFYLGGTSLLIVVVVVMDFMSQVQSHLVSHQYESLMKKANLKGYGSGMLR from the coding sequence ATGGCTAAGCAAGGTGCTCTCTCTGCGCTCGGCAAAGGCGGTATGTCTGAACTCTGGGCTCGTCTGCGTTTTCTATTCTTGGCGATTATCGTCTACCGAATAGGCGCACACATCCCGGTTCCAGGTATCAACCCGGACCGACTCGCGGACCTGTTTCGACAGAATGAGGGGACCATTCTTAGCTTGTTCAACATGTTTTCCGGCGGCGCGCTGGAACGGATGAGCATCTTTGCTCTGGGGATCATGCCGTACATTTCGGCATCGATCATCATGCAACTGATGACCGCCGTCAGCCCGCAGCTGGAACAGTTGAAGAAGGAAGGTGAAGCTGGGCGTCGCAAGATCGCTCAGTACACCCGCTACGGCACTGTCGTCCTCGCTCTCGTTCAGGCAATTGGCATGTCCATTGGTCTGGCAGGGCAGGGCGTTGCGTTCACTGGTGACTTTGGCTTCCATTTCGTCGCGGTATCCACTTTTGTGGCTGGTGCGATGTTCATGATGTGGCTGGGTGAGCAGATTACTGAGCGTGGTGTTGGCAACGGTATCTCGATGTTGATTTTCGCAGGTATCGTCGCCGGTCTTCCGAGAGCGATCGGGCAGTCTTTCGAGTCTGCGCGTCAGGGTGATATCAACATTTTTGCCTTGGTTGCCATCGGTTTGCTGGCAGTAGCGATTATCGGTTTCGTGGTGTTCATTGAGCGTGGTCAGCGTCGTATTGCTGTTCATTACGCCAAGCGTCAGCAGGGCCGTAAGGTGTTTGCTGCGCAGACTAGCCACTTGCCGTTGAAGGTGAACATGGCCGGTGTTATTCCAGCCATTTTCGCGAGCAGCATTTTGCTGTTCCCGGCTTCGTTGGGTACCTGGTTTGGTCAGTCTGAAGGTATGGGCTGGCTGCAGGACATCTCGCAGTCGATCGCTCCTGGTCAGCCGTTGAATATTCTGCTGTTTAGTGCAGGGATTATTTTCTTCTGCTTCTTCTATACGGCGTTGATGTTCAATCCGAAAGACGTAGCGGAAAACCTGAAGAAGTCCGGTGCCTTTATTCCGGGCATCCGTCCAGGTGAGCAGTCTGCGCGCTACATTGATGGCGTTCTGACTCGTTTGACCCTGTTCGGTGCTCTATATATGACGGCCGTGTGCCTGTTGCCCCAGTTCCTGGTGGTTGCAGCAAACGTTCCGTTCTACCTTGGCGGGACCTCGTTGCTGATCGTGGTCGTGGTTGTGATGGACTTCATGTCTCAAGTACAATCGCACCTCGTTTCGCACCAGTACGAATCCCTGATGAAGAAAGCCAACCTGAAGGGTTACGGCAGCGGCATGTTGCGCTGA
- the rpsK gene encoding 30S ribosomal protein S11, with the protein MAKPAARPRKKVKKTVVDGIAHIHASFNNTIVTITDRQGNALSWATSGGSGFRGSRKSTPFAAQVAAERAGQAALEYGLKNLDVNVKGPGPGRESAVRALNGCGYKIASITDVTPIPHNGCRPPKKRRV; encoded by the coding sequence ATGGCTAAACCTGCTGCTCGTCCTCGTAAAAAAGTTAAAAAGACAGTGGTTGATGGCATCGCCCACATCCATGCTTCTTTTAACAACACAATCGTGACCATCACCGACCGTCAAGGCAACGCTCTTTCCTGGGCTACCTCTGGTGGTTCGGGTTTCCGCGGTTCCCGCAAGTCCACCCCGTTCGCTGCTCAAGTAGCTGCTGAACGTGCTGGTCAAGCTGCGCTGGAATACGGCCTGAAAAACCTCGACGTTAACGTCAAAGGTCCAGGCCCAGGTCGTGAATCTGCAGTCCGCGCTTTGAACGGCTGTGGCTACAAGATCGCCAGCATCACCGACGTGACGCCAATCCCGCACAACGGGTGCCGTCCGCCGAAGAAGCGCCGCGTGTAA